The Limisphaerales bacterium genome includes a region encoding these proteins:
- a CDS encoding redoxin domain-containing protein, protein MQTIKHFFPIAALIAAGCSTPSSPVIEQAEYTFDPSGPPAGHSSHGTELNKGPRQAAYLMGTTSNVTFPITTDSPKAQKFFNQGVGQIHGFWYHEAERSFRQVLKLDPGHPMAYWGITMANAGNRTRSKPLIAKAVAGKSRVSEREQMWIDAMAAYQNESDSKKRKAGLLKSAQALAAKFPDDLEAQAFLALRMYHDSRFKKNTEAIEKQIAKVLAKNPNHPCHHYRIHLWDYKDPKRAVPSIGLCGQAAPGIAHMWHMPGHILSRLKRYNDAAWQQEASARVDHAQMMRDRVMPDRIHNFAHNNEWLTRNLGHAGRVRHGITMAKNMIELPRLPSVKTNGTWTVSSRGSYTYGKRHLNTLLINYELWNEIIALKDTHYLQPGKTAADQAKYWRLLASAHINTGNPAESEALLVQMEKLLTTQQTGKTKAGTAAESKAKAAKKKDSEIRKAKSDAERPYNTAINTLTRGIAEAKMYRALAKGEQAAAKSFLEKASDIRGDRKALLQFHTGDTEAALKSAAAAVKSGAEQARPLAVQTYLLHMTNKPAEAKAAFEHLRRVAPELDLDVECFARLAPLAKSLGHPADWRKAQPTAQDVGLRPNLDDLGPFRWQPFPAPQWSLKDRNQQKFSLGALQGKPVVLIFYLGKGCVHCMDQLNAFDPVAAEFEKQGITLLAISTDTPTGLRDTFIGYDAKDRHFNFPLLSDPTLKTFKKYRAYDDFEETPLHGTFLIDAHGKVRWQEISYEPFMAPRFLLDEAKRLLAQPEKNRGN, encoded by the coding sequence ATGCAAACGATTAAACACTTTTTCCCGATTGCGGCACTCATTGCCGCAGGGTGTTCCACCCCTTCGTCGCCGGTCATTGAACAGGCCGAATACACTTTCGACCCATCGGGGCCGCCTGCGGGGCATTCCAGCCACGGCACGGAGCTCAACAAAGGACCGCGCCAAGCCGCGTATTTGATGGGCACCACCAGCAACGTTACATTTCCCATCACCACGGATTCACCCAAAGCGCAGAAATTTTTCAACCAAGGCGTGGGACAGATTCACGGCTTTTGGTATCACGAAGCCGAACGTTCATTCCGCCAAGTACTCAAACTAGATCCCGGCCATCCGATGGCCTACTGGGGCATCACGATGGCCAACGCGGGAAACCGGACCCGCTCCAAGCCGCTCATTGCCAAAGCTGTGGCTGGCAAGAGCCGCGTGAGCGAACGCGAACAAATGTGGATCGACGCGATGGCCGCATATCAAAACGAATCCGATTCCAAAAAACGCAAGGCCGGTCTACTAAAATCCGCTCAAGCACTCGCCGCCAAATTCCCTGATGACCTTGAAGCTCAGGCATTTCTCGCGCTGCGAATGTACCACGATTCCCGTTTCAAAAAAAATACCGAGGCGATTGAAAAACAAATCGCAAAAGTCCTCGCCAAAAACCCCAACCACCCCTGCCATCATTATCGGATTCATCTTTGGGACTATAAAGATCCCAAACGTGCCGTGCCCTCGATCGGCCTCTGCGGCCAAGCCGCGCCCGGTATCGCTCATATGTGGCACATGCCCGGCCACATCCTCTCGCGCCTCAAACGCTATAACGACGCCGCGTGGCAACAGGAAGCCAGCGCCCGTGTGGACCACGCCCAAATGATGCGCGACCGCGTGATGCCCGACCGCATCCACAACTTCGCCCATAACAACGAATGGCTCACCCGCAATCTTGGCCACGCCGGCCGCGTGCGGCACGGGATCACCATGGCCAAAAACATGATCGAATTGCCGCGCCTCCCTTCCGTTAAAACCAATGGCACGTGGACCGTTTCCTCCCGAGGCAGCTACACCTACGGCAAACGCCACCTCAACACGCTTCTCATCAATTACGAACTTTGGAACGAAATCATCGCGCTCAAAGACACCCATTACCTGCAACCCGGTAAAACCGCCGCCGACCAAGCCAAGTACTGGCGACTCCTTGCCTCCGCCCATATCAACACGGGCAACCCTGCCGAAAGTGAAGCGCTTTTAGTCCAAATGGAAAAATTACTCACCACGCAACAGACCGGAAAAACCAAAGCTGGCACTGCCGCAGAATCCAAAGCCAAAGCTGCCAAGAAAAAAGACAGTGAAATTCGCAAAGCCAAAAGCGACGCCGAACGCCCGTACAACACCGCCATCAACACGCTCACCCGAGGCATTGCCGAAGCCAAAATGTACCGCGCGCTGGCAAAGGGCGAGCAAGCCGCCGCCAAAAGTTTTCTGGAAAAAGCATCGGACATCCGTGGCGACCGCAAAGCGCTTCTGCAATTTCACACAGGCGACACCGAGGCTGCTTTGAAATCAGCCGCCGCGGCGGTCAAATCCGGCGCAGAACAAGCCCGCCCGCTGGCCGTGCAAACCTACCTGCTTCACATGACCAATAAACCCGCCGAGGCCAAGGCCGCCTTCGAACACCTGCGTCGCGTTGCGCCGGAACTCGATTTGGATGTGGAATGCTTCGCCCGCCTCGCGCCCTTGGCCAAATCCCTCGGCCACCCCGCCGATTGGCGCAAGGCACAGCCCACCGCCCAAGATGTCGGCTTGCGGCCAAACCTTGACGACCTCGGCCCCTTTCGCTGGCAACCTTTCCCTGCGCCGCAGTGGTCACTCAAAGATCGCAATCAACAAAAATTTTCCCTCGGCGCGCTGCAAGGCAAACCGGTGGTGCTGATTTTTTATCTCGGCAAAGGCTGCGTGCATTGTATGGATCAACTCAATGCCTTTGACCCCGTGGCGGCGGAGTTTGAAAAACAAGGCATCACGCTGCTCGCCATCAGCACCGATACTCCGACTGGATTACGCGACACCTTTATCGGCTACGACGCCAAGGATCGACATTTCAATTTCCCCCTGCTCAGCGACCCCACCTTGAAGACTTTCAAAAAATACCGCGCCTACGATGATTTTGAAGAAACGCCCCTGCACGGCACCTTCCTCATCGACGCCCACGGCAAAGTGCGCTGGCAGGAAATCAGCTACGAACCCTTCATGGCTCCGAGATTCCTACTTGATGAAGCGAAACGTCTGCTGGCGCAACCGGAAAAAAATAGAGGCAATTAA
- a CDS encoding N-acetyl-gamma-glutamyl-phosphate reductase: protein MSAAQTVKTAIVGASGYSGEELVRLLLGHPRAELAAVTSRQYAGQPLSAIFPRFAGNAVADSLQFIEPNVETLAETAEVVFLALPHGVAVDFAKPLLAAGTKVIDLSADFRLSDAAVYEEFYGNKHPEPALLEQSVYGLPELHRAAIRNAQLIASPGCYPTSILLPTVPLLRAGIIKPTGIIADSLSGVSGAGRNVSANFMYTECNESARPYGIPKHRHLSEIEQELSLAAEAKVTLQFSPHLIPINRGILTTLYLAPTPKFETEAEETALAEQITDCLATAYGDEPFVRLLPPDLLPDTKNVAHTNYLDLAFRLDRRTGRLIMTSALDNLVKGASGQAVQSLNLLYEFDETTGLTL, encoded by the coding sequence ATGAGCGCAGCTCAAACAGTAAAAACCGCCATTGTGGGCGCCTCCGGCTATTCGGGCGAAGAGCTCGTGCGGCTGCTGCTCGGCCATCCGCGCGCAGAACTCGCCGCCGTCACCTCACGCCAATACGCCGGGCAACCCTTGTCCGCGATCTTTCCACGCTTCGCCGGCAATGCCGTGGCCGACTCGCTGCAATTCATCGAGCCAAATGTGGAAACGCTGGCGGAGACTGCCGAAGTGGTGTTCCTCGCCCTGCCCCACGGCGTGGCAGTGGATTTCGCCAAGCCACTCCTCGCGGCGGGCACGAAGGTCATCGATCTCTCCGCTGATTTTCGGTTGAGTGATGCCGCCGTGTACGAGGAATTTTACGGCAACAAACACCCCGAACCCGCGCTCTTGGAGCAATCGGTTTACGGCCTGCCCGAGCTGCACCGCGCCGCCATTCGCAACGCCCAACTCATCGCCTCGCCCGGTTGTTATCCCACCAGTATTTTGCTGCCCACCGTGCCCTTGCTGCGCGCGGGGATCATTAAACCCACCGGCATTATCGCCGACAGCCTCAGCGGTGTCAGCGGAGCCGGCCGAAATGTCAGCGCGAATTTTATGTACACCGAGTGCAACGAAAGCGCGCGGCCCTACGGCATCCCAAAACACCGGCACCTATCAGAAATTGAACAGGAACTTTCGCTCGCCGCCGAAGCGAAAGTTACCCTTCAGTTTTCCCCGCATCTCATCCCCATCAATCGCGGTATCCTCACCACGCTCTACTTGGCTCCCACCCCAAAATTTGAAACCGAAGCGGAAGAAACCGCGCTGGCCGAACAAATCACTGATTGCCTCGCCACCGCTTATGGCGACGAACCTTTCGTGCGGCTCCTCCCGCCCGACCTGTTGCCCGACACCAAAAACGTCGCCCACACCAATTACCTCGACCTCGCCTTCCGCCTCGATCGCCGCACCGGACGCCTCATTATGACAAGCGCCCTCGACAATCTAGTGAAGGGTGCCAGCGGCCAAGCCGTCCAAAGCCTCAATTTGCTCTACGAATTTGATGAAACCACGGGGTTAACCTTATAA
- the rpsI gene encoding 30S ribosomal protein S9, giving the protein MPDAITGEFLGTGRRKAATARVRIKPGNGTITVNRRAFDNYFPVESHRLIVGEPFVATENVEKFDVRVNVQGGGQAGQADAVRLGISRALLEYDAELRPTLKAEGLLHRDSRVRERKKPGQPGARKHFQFSKR; this is encoded by the coding sequence ATGCCTGACGCAATCACTGGAGAATTCCTCGGCACCGGCCGTCGCAAAGCAGCGACCGCCCGCGTGCGAATCAAACCCGGCAACGGAACCATCACCGTCAACCGTCGCGCGTTTGACAATTATTTCCCTGTCGAATCGCACCGTCTCATTGTGGGCGAGCCCTTTGTGGCCACGGAGAATGTTGAAAAATTTGATGTGCGCGTAAACGTCCAAGGCGGCGGCCAAGCCGGTCAAGCCGATGCCGTGCGGCTGGGCATCTCCCGCGCGCTGCTGGAGTACGACGCTGAGCTGCGCCCCACCCTCAAGGCCGAGGGCTTGTTGCATCGCGACTCCCGCGTGCGCGAGCGCAAAAAACCCGGCCAGCCCGGTGCGCGCAAGCACTTCCAGTTCAGCAAACGCTAA
- the rplM gene encoding 50S ribosomal protein L13, which yields MKTFLPKIDMQTRGWHVVDAEGLVLGRLAEKIANVLRGRNKPTYTPHLDAGDFVIVINAEKIKVTGNKEDAKEYQRYSGWRGGLKRIPFAEMRTKHPERIIMAAVKGMLPRNRLGSKMLTKLKVFKGSEHPHAAQNPEPMTLN from the coding sequence ATGAAGACTTTTTTACCAAAAATAGATATGCAAACGCGTGGCTGGCACGTGGTGGATGCCGAAGGACTGGTGCTTGGGCGCCTCGCCGAGAAGATCGCCAACGTTCTGCGGGGTCGCAATAAACCCACGTACACGCCCCATCTTGATGCCGGCGATTTTGTCATCGTTATCAACGCTGAGAAAATCAAGGTGACCGGCAACAAAGAAGACGCCAAAGAATACCAGCGTTACAGCGGCTGGCGCGGCGGGCTCAAGCGCATCCCCTTTGCAGAAATGCGCACCAAACACCCCGAACGCATCATCATGGCTGCAGTAAAAGGCATGCTCCCCCGCAACCGACTGGGCTCGAAGATGCTCACCAAGTTGAAGGTGTTTAAAGGCAGCGAACATCCGCACGCCGCACAAAACCCTGAACCGATGACTTTAAATTAA
- the lpxD gene encoding UDP-3-O-(3-hydroxymyristoyl)glucosamine N-acyltransferase yields MLFTAGDIAAKLGGNVLGDRTMPLTGFQAADRARAGDLTFAENRTFFERAEQSAASAIIIDKNFTSERKVLIRVPSARIAFAKVVPLFYPEPGPPTGIHPSAIISEKAEVHPEACVGAHVIIGDDAKIGARTVLHGNNYVDENCIIGEDCAIFHNVSLYPRTELGDRVRIHAGTIIGSDGFGYVQEGGKHLKVPQIGNVVIDDDVEIGANVTIDRGALGPTHIGKGTKIDNLVQIAHNVSTGENCLVVAQAGIAGSTKLGDYCTIAGQVGIAGHLRIGNHVTIAAQSGVMRDINDGGKWWGTPAQPDKQMKRQLLALQKLPDLLRRYNRFEKFAKPRIMTPEELAESKAKSEAAKEAKAAKIAAAAELAAEKNV; encoded by the coding sequence ATGCTCTTCACAGCGGGAGATATCGCTGCAAAACTGGGCGGCAACGTGCTGGGCGACCGCACCATGCCACTCACCGGATTTCAAGCCGCCGACCGCGCACGCGCCGGCGACCTCACCTTCGCCGAGAACCGCACCTTCTTCGAGCGCGCTGAACAAAGCGCTGCCAGCGCGATCATCATTGATAAAAACTTCACCTCCGAGCGCAAAGTGCTCATCCGCGTGCCCAGTGCACGCATTGCCTTTGCAAAAGTCGTGCCGCTCTTTTATCCCGAGCCCGGCCCGCCCACCGGCATCCATCCTTCCGCCATCATTTCCGAAAAAGCCGAGGTTCACCCCGAGGCGTGTGTAGGCGCGCACGTCATCATCGGCGACGACGCAAAAATCGGCGCACGGACCGTTTTGCACGGCAACAATTATGTGGATGAAAACTGCATCATTGGCGAAGACTGCGCAATTTTTCATAATGTCTCACTTTACCCACGCACCGAGCTGGGCGATCGCGTGCGGATTCACGCCGGCACCATCATCGGCAGTGACGGCTTTGGCTACGTGCAGGAAGGTGGCAAACATTTAAAGGTACCGCAAATCGGCAACGTGGTGATTGACGACGATGTGGAGATTGGCGCGAATGTCACCATTGACCGCGGTGCGCTCGGCCCCACTCACATTGGCAAAGGCACCAAAATTGATAACCTCGTGCAAATTGCTCACAACGTAAGTACCGGTGAAAACTGCCTCGTCGTCGCCCAAGCCGGCATCGCGGGCAGCACCAAGTTGGGCGATTACTGTACGATCGCTGGGCAAGTGGGAATCGCAGGGCATTTGCGGATTGGCAATCACGTAACCATTGCTGCGCAGAGCGGCGTGATGCGTGATATCAATGATGGCGGCAAATGGTGGGGCACCCCCGCCCAGCCGGATAAACAAATGAAACGCCAGTTATTGGCCCTGCAAAAACTGCCGGATTTACTGCGGCGCTACAACCGGTTTGAAAAATTTGCCAAACCACGCATCATGACCCCCGAAGAACTAGCCGAATCCAAAGCCAAATCGGAAGCTGCAAAAGAAGCAAAAGCAGCCAAAATCGCTGCTGCCGCTGAATTAGCTGCAGAAAAAAACGTATAA
- a CDS encoding aspartate 1-decarboxylase, which yields MQIQLLKSKIHRAAVTDANVNYEGSITIDRELMDRVGLRQYERVLCGNLANGERFETYAIAGEAGSGAIILNGATAHLGKMGDRLTIMSFANVDNAEVADWKPNVIVLGENNGIITTR from the coding sequence ATGCAAATCCAACTGCTCAAATCGAAAATCCACCGCGCAGCGGTGACCGATGCCAACGTGAATTACGAGGGTAGCATCACCATCGACCGCGAGTTGATGGATCGCGTGGGCCTTCGCCAGTACGAGCGAGTGCTCTGCGGAAACCTCGCCAATGGCGAACGCTTTGAAACCTACGCCATCGCGGGCGAAGCGGGCAGCGGCGCGATCATTCTCAATGGCGCCACAGCGCACCTCGGCAAGATGGGCGATCGCCTTACGATCATGTCCTTCGCCAACGTGGATAATGCGGAAGTAGCCGACTGGAAACCGAATGTGATTGTACTCGGCGAAAATAACGGTATCATCACCACCCGTTAG
- a CDS encoding Gfo/Idh/MocA family oxidoreductase codes for MSRKIRYGMVGGGRGAFIGAVHRIAANIDGQMELVCGAFSSSPRKSKASGKDLFLPAKRCYGTFEEMISKESALPADERMDFVSIVTPNHMHFPPAKMALENGFHVLSDKPATFNLKEAKALEKLVKKSKCLYGLTHNYTGYPLVKEARDMVANGKLGKIRKVVVEYPQGWLATRLELTGQKQAGWRTDPKRSGAAGCIGDIGTHAENLAEYITGLKIKELAADLTAFVSGRKLDDDGNVLLRFTGGAKGVLHSSQISVGEENNLCIRVYGERGGLEWHQNDPNSMLLKWPDQPMQVYRTANGYLSSAAANASRTPPSHPEGYLEAFANIYVNFANHIRAKLDRRKLTKDDPALDYPKIKDGIRGMAFIEAVVNSSQNNARWTKLNV; via the coding sequence ATGAGCAGAAAAATTCGTTACGGAATGGTTGGCGGCGGTCGCGGCGCGTTTATTGGCGCGGTGCACCGGATTGCCGCGAACATAGACGGCCAAATGGAACTCGTGTGCGGCGCGTTCTCCAGCAGTCCACGCAAATCCAAAGCCAGCGGCAAAGATTTGTTCCTACCCGCCAAGCGCTGCTATGGCACGTTTGAGGAGATGATCTCCAAGGAATCCGCGCTGCCCGCTGATGAGCGGATGGATTTTGTGTCCATCGTCACGCCGAATCACATGCACTTTCCGCCCGCGAAAATGGCCTTGGAAAATGGCTTCCACGTGCTGAGCGACAAGCCCGCCACCTTCAACCTCAAGGAAGCTAAGGCGTTGGAGAAGCTCGTCAAAAAATCCAAATGCCTATACGGCCTCACGCATAATTACACCGGTTATCCGCTGGTGAAAGAAGCGCGCGATATGGTTGCCAATGGCAAGCTGGGCAAGATTCGCAAGGTGGTTGTGGAGTATCCGCAAGGCTGGCTGGCCACGCGGCTGGAATTGACCGGCCAAAAACAAGCCGGCTGGCGCACCGACCCCAAACGCAGCGGCGCCGCCGGTTGCATTGGCGACATCGGCACGCACGCGGAAAACCTCGCCGAGTATATCACCGGCCTGAAAATCAAGGAACTCGCCGCCGACCTCACTGCCTTCGTCAGCGGCCGCAAACTTGATGACGACGGCAACGTGCTGCTGCGTTTTACCGGTGGTGCCAAGGGCGTGCTACACAGCTCACAGATTTCCGTTGGCGAGGAAAATAATCTTTGCATCCGTGTTTATGGCGAACGCGGCGGCCTTGAGTGGCATCAAAACGACCCCAACAGCATGCTCCTAAAATGGCCCGACCAGCCGATGCAAGTCTACCGCACCGCCAACGGCTACCTCAGTTCCGCCGCCGCCAATGCTTCCCGCACACCGCCCTCGCATCCCGAAGGCTACCTCGAAGCATTCGCTAACATTTACGTCAACTTCGCCAACCATATTCGGGCCAAGCTCGATCGCCGCAAACTCACCAAGGACGATCCCGCGCTGGACTACCCCAAAATCAAAGACGGCATCCGGGGAATGGCCTTCATCGAAGCCGTCGTGAATTCCTCCCAAAACAACGCACGCTGGACGAAGTTGAATGTGTAG
- a CDS encoding sodium-dependent transporter, whose amino-acid sequence MNTPDSSEENRGQWGSKLGFILAAAGSAVGLGNIWRFPYVTGENGGAAFVFVYLACVLFIGLPLMWAELAFGRLTGKNPVDAFRDTGEAKNVWLYKFAGPAVGWLCLAACFCVLSYYGVIAGWTIGYIYDTLAKAGLEFKSFAANPNWVIPLFAVFICGTIYIVQAGIEKGIEKWSKILMPLLLTLVFVVIIRSLTLEGASEGVKWFLSPDFSALNGKVVLAALGQAFFSLSVGWGLMITYGSYMPKSQNIVSNGFWVALMDTGVALLGGLMVIPAVFALGFPVDAGPTLTFETLPVVFEKMPFGIVVGGLFFLLLTVAALTSSISMLEVPVSYFVDGKRATRKKAAILVGIVAFAVGLPSALSFGGSETFSKIVTTDESTIKLFGIDGKVATPQRMSTVFNDANASVGPMNFSVVKLEDLKFAVPASEHNTTLSIIATLKTNQLKHLSHAESSNGDWVEFTLVSVDGGRKAVAEVRRALARKDIRIPESAVSLSPTSDSAKARTDVSFTVPHSNTNAVYSALVENKAALGFASIDLSTESTTFFDIMDKYFGTLCLVIISLSVSLYVGWMMDSRKMVSEMEQGCAGFTKPIFGNVAPADIWVFFLRIVCPIVIFVVLLGKFGVEIF is encoded by the coding sequence ATGAACACCCCAGATTCTTCAGAAGAAAATCGCGGCCAATGGGGATCCAAGCTCGGCTTCATTCTGGCCGCCGCCGGCTCCGCGGTGGGGCTTGGCAATATTTGGCGGTTCCCTTACGTCACCGGCGAAAACGGCGGCGCGGCATTTGTCTTCGTTTATCTCGCGTGCGTTTTGTTTATCGGGCTGCCATTGATGTGGGCCGAATTGGCGTTTGGCCGGCTCACGGGCAAGAACCCCGTGGATGCCTTTCGCGACACTGGGGAGGCCAAGAATGTCTGGCTCTACAAATTTGCCGGACCGGCAGTGGGCTGGCTTTGCTTGGCAGCGTGTTTCTGTGTGCTCAGTTACTACGGAGTCATTGCCGGTTGGACGATCGGTTACATTTACGACACGCTCGCGAAGGCCGGCTTGGAATTCAAATCCTTTGCCGCCAATCCCAATTGGGTGATCCCATTATTCGCCGTGTTTATTTGCGGCACGATTTATATCGTGCAAGCCGGCATCGAAAAGGGCATCGAGAAATGGTCAAAGATTCTGATGCCGCTGCTACTCACGTTGGTGTTTGTGGTCATTATCCGAAGTCTCACTTTGGAAGGTGCATCGGAAGGAGTTAAATGGTTTCTCTCGCCGGACTTTTCCGCCTTGAATGGCAAAGTCGTTCTGGCGGCGCTGGGGCAGGCGTTCTTTTCTCTGAGCGTGGGATGGGGGCTCATGATCACCTACGGCTCGTACATGCCCAAGAGCCAGAACATCGTGTCCAATGGTTTCTGGGTGGCTTTGATGGATACCGGGGTGGCACTGCTGGGCGGTTTGATGGTTATTCCGGCGGTGTTTGCACTGGGCTTTCCGGTGGATGCCGGGCCAACACTCACATTCGAAACTCTGCCCGTGGTGTTCGAGAAAATGCCCTTCGGCATTGTTGTCGGTGGTTTATTCTTTTTACTGCTCACCGTGGCTGCGCTCACCTCATCCATCTCTATGCTGGAGGTGCCCGTTTCATATTTTGTTGATGGCAAACGCGCCACCCGCAAGAAGGCGGCTATCTTGGTTGGTATCGTTGCCTTTGCGGTTGGCTTGCCCTCGGCTTTGTCGTTTGGTGGCTCAGAGACGTTTAGCAAAATCGTTACGACTGATGAATCGACCATCAAGCTTTTTGGCATCGATGGCAAGGTGGCAACGCCGCAACGAATGTCCACAGTTTTCAACGATGCAAATGCCTCGGTAGGTCCGATGAATTTTTCGGTCGTTAAACTGGAAGATTTAAAATTCGCGGTTCCAGCTTCTGAGCACAATACCACGCTGTCGATTATCGCCACGCTCAAAACCAACCAGCTGAAACACTTGAGCCATGCCGAAAGCAGCAACGGAGACTGGGTGGAATTCACGCTCGTTTCCGTGGATGGCGGCAGAAAAGCTGTGGCGGAAGTTCGCCGGGCGTTGGCGAGAAAGGACATTCGCATTCCCGAAAGTGCCGTCAGCTTGTCCCCCACTTCCGACAGTGCCAAAGCTAGAACGGATGTATCCTTTACCGTACCACACTCAAATACCAATGCAGTTTACTCTGCACTCGTCGAAAACAAAGCCGCGCTGGGCTTTGCCTCCATAGATTTGTCGACCGAGTCGACCACCTTTTTTGACATCATGGACAAATATTTTGGCACGCTTTGCCTAGTGATCATATCGTTGTCAGTCAGCCTTTATGTCGGCTGGATGATGGATTCACGGAAGATGGTGTCCGAAATGGAGCAAGGTTGTGCCGGTTTCACTAAACCCATATTTGGAAATGTGGCCCCGGCGGATATTTGGGTTTTCTTCCTGCGGATTGTGTGTCCGATTGTAATATTTGTGGTGTTGCTTGGGAAATTCGGTGTCGAAATCTTTTAG